In the Thauera sedimentorum genome, one interval contains:
- a CDS encoding diacylglycerol kinase, translating to MEPQNTPSSESPFKGKTGLARVWNAFRYSLAGLRAAFKHEDAFRQECLLAAILIPAAFFVPANNIGKAVLIGSTLLVLVVELLNSAIEATVDRVSLEHHRLAKRAKDIGSAAVLLALVNLALMWALVLLG from the coding sequence ATGGAGCCACAGAACACCCCGTCTTCCGAGAGCCCGTTCAAGGGCAAGACCGGCCTGGCGCGCGTATGGAACGCCTTCCGCTACTCGCTCGCCGGCCTGCGCGCGGCGTTCAAGCACGAGGACGCATTCCGCCAGGAGTGCCTGCTGGCCGCGATCCTCATCCCTGCGGCCTTCTTCGTCCCCGCCAACAACATCGGCAAGGCGGTGTTGATCGGCAGCACCCTGCTGGTCCTGGTGGTGGAACTGCTCAACTCGGCCATCGAGGCCACGGTGGACCGCGTATCGCTGGAGCACCACCGCCTGGCCAAGCGCGCCAAGGACATCGGCAGCGCCGCGGTGCTGCTGGCCCTGGTCAACCTCGCACTGATGTGGGCGCTGGTGCTGCTGGGTTGA
- a CDS encoding class I SAM-dependent methyltransferase, with product MRIDWSFGGTGGGSSIHPAWTETCTCGECGLNSRMRAVVDFLKERVDLRGTKRAYVAEQTTPSYRMLGTMFPNLVGSEYLGPEHNSGDVLMHWRRLHRVRHEDLTALSFSDCEFDLAITQDVFEHVPDYRKAFVELHRVLTPGGRLVFSIPFFYDLEQTRIRASLGSEGVIHHLPPEIHGNPVSKEGSLCYQNFGWDILNDLRQAGFADAFAAMYWGPWQGHLGFPFFVFSAQRGKPD from the coding sequence ATGCGCATCGACTGGAGTTTCGGCGGTACCGGAGGAGGGAGTTCGATACATCCAGCATGGACGGAGACGTGTACCTGCGGGGAGTGCGGCCTTAATAGCCGGATGCGTGCGGTGGTCGATTTTCTCAAGGAGCGCGTTGATCTCCGTGGGACGAAAAGGGCGTATGTCGCGGAGCAGACGACGCCTTCGTACCGGATGTTGGGAACCATGTTTCCCAATCTGGTTGGTAGCGAGTATCTGGGACCAGAGCACAATAGCGGCGACGTCTTGATGCACTGGCGTCGCCTGCACCGAGTGAGGCATGAGGATCTGACTGCGTTGTCGTTCAGCGATTGCGAGTTTGATCTGGCGATTACGCAGGATGTGTTCGAACATGTGCCGGACTACCGCAAGGCGTTTGTTGAGCTCCATCGGGTGCTGACGCCGGGTGGAAGGTTGGTTTTTAGCATTCCCTTTTTTTACGACCTCGAGCAGACGCGCATTCGTGCTTCGCTGGGCAGCGAGGGCGTGATTCACCACCTGCCGCCTGAGATACACGGTAACCCGGTCTCGAAGGAAGGCTCCCTGTGTTATCAGAACTTCGGTTGGGACATCCTGAACGATCTTCGTCAGGCCGGATTCGCTGATGCCTTCGCTGCGATGTATTGGGGCCCATGGCAGGGCCATCTGGGTTTCCCCTTCTTCGTCTTCTCTGCGCAACGAGGAAAACCCGATTGA
- a CDS encoding glycosyltransferase family 4 protein, whose amino-acid sequence MDTPLVMQHLATAERQLRVAVVTETYPPEVNGVAMTTGRLVDGMLRLGHQVQLVRPRQGQGDRPASADGLEEVLSRGLPIPRYNHLKLGLPARSALQRLWSLRRPDVVQVVTEGPLGWSAVAAARKLRLPVITEFHTNFHSYSGYYGVGWLKQPVEAWLRRFHNNGEVCLAPTRELAGQLMARGVRRVEVVARGVDTGLFSPARRSETLRREWGASDETLVAAVVGRMAPEKNLALAVRAFDALRERHPDARLLFVGDGPARAALQAERPDFIYAGMRSGEDLAAHYASADLFLFPSQTETFGNVTTEALASGLPVVGFDYAAAAERVRSNENGWLVPLGDDAGFIDAARHVAGDTALRRRLAGNARASVQDADWDGIVRRLLAVMDEVIGAHESREAGIDRIAGARTV is encoded by the coding sequence ATGGATACGCCGCTCGTGATGCAGCATCTTGCAACCGCCGAACGCCAGCTGCGCGTGGCGGTGGTCACCGAAACCTATCCGCCGGAGGTCAACGGCGTGGCGATGACCACCGGCCGCCTGGTCGACGGCATGCTGCGCCTGGGTCACCAGGTGCAGCTGGTTCGCCCGCGCCAGGGGCAGGGCGACCGGCCCGCCAGCGCGGACGGGTTGGAGGAAGTGTTGTCGCGCGGTTTGCCGATCCCGCGCTACAACCACCTCAAGCTGGGCCTGCCGGCGCGCAGCGCCTTGCAGCGGCTGTGGTCGCTGCGCCGTCCGGATGTGGTGCAGGTGGTCACCGAGGGACCGCTGGGCTGGTCTGCGGTGGCGGCGGCGCGCAAGCTGCGCCTGCCGGTGATCACCGAGTTCCACACCAACTTCCACAGTTACAGCGGCTACTACGGCGTGGGCTGGCTCAAGCAGCCGGTGGAGGCCTGGTTGCGGCGCTTCCACAACAATGGCGAGGTATGTCTGGCGCCCACCCGGGAACTGGCCGGCCAGTTGATGGCGCGCGGCGTGCGCCGGGTCGAGGTGGTGGCGCGCGGCGTCGATACCGGGCTGTTCAGCCCGGCACGCCGATCCGAGACCTTGCGCAGGGAGTGGGGCGCTTCCGACGAGACGCTGGTGGCCGCGGTGGTCGGGCGCATGGCGCCGGAGAAGAACCTGGCGCTGGCGGTGCGCGCCTTCGATGCGCTGCGTGAGCGCCACCCCGACGCCCGTCTGCTGTTCGTCGGCGATGGACCGGCACGTGCCGCGCTGCAGGCCGAGCGCCCGGACTTCATCTACGCGGGCATGCGCAGCGGCGAAGACCTGGCCGCGCATTACGCCTCCGCCGACCTGTTCCTTTTCCCCAGCCAGACCGAGACCTTCGGCAACGTCACCACCGAGGCGCTGGCCAGCGGTCTGCCGGTGGTCGGTTTCGACTACGCAGCGGCGGCCGAGCGGGTGCGCAGCAACGAAAACGGCTGGCTGGTGCCGCTGGGCGACGACGCCGGTTTCATCGACGCGGCACGACACGTTGCCGGCGATACGGCCTTGCGCCGGCGCCTTGCCGGCAACGCGCGGGCGAGCGTGCAGGACGCGGACTGGGACGGCATCGTCCGCCGCTTGCTGGCGGTGATGGACGAAGTGATCGGTGCGCACGAGTCACGTGAGGCGGGCATCGACCGGATCGCAGGCGCCCGAACCGTGTAG
- a CDS encoding glycine zipper 2TM domain-containing protein gives MAASRRLTQFALVMTVAAALAAAGCASGLGGGTYQRTEARRTMTVQFGTVESVRPVLLEGTKTPVGAGAGAAVGGLAGSTIGHGRGAAAGAILGAVAGGLAGAAIEEGVTRRQGVEITVRLEGGSYLAVVQEDEGEQFRPGERVRLLRDGGTTRVTR, from the coding sequence ATGGCAGCAAGCAGACGCCTGACGCAGTTTGCGCTGGTGATGACGGTGGCGGCCGCGCTCGCTGCGGCCGGCTGCGCCTCGGGTCTCGGGGGCGGTACTTATCAGCGCACCGAGGCGCGGCGCACCATGACGGTACAGTTCGGCACCGTGGAGTCGGTGCGCCCGGTCTTGCTGGAAGGCACCAAGACGCCTGTCGGCGCCGGTGCCGGCGCCGCGGTCGGCGGTCTCGCCGGCTCCACGATCGGCCACGGCCGAGGTGCCGCGGCCGGGGCGATCCTCGGTGCGGTCGCCGGCGGCCTGGCCGGTGCGGCGATCGAGGAAGGTGTGACCCGCCGGCAGGGCGTGGAGATCACCGTGCGGCTGGAGGGCGGCAGCTACCTGGCGGTGGTGCAGGAGGACGAAGGCGAGCAGTTCCGCCCCGGGGAGCGCGTCCGGCTGCTGCGCGATGGTGGTACGACCCGGGTGACGCGTTGA
- a CDS encoding GNAT family N-acetyltransferase, with protein MLQKTPQLARKAGRNLHVGLANCDTEILEAQKLRYRVFAEEMGARLSSRTPGVDRDIYDPFCEHLIVRDEDAGRIVGTYRILSPSAARRVGGYYSENEFDLTRLQHLRSRIVEIGRSCIDADYRSGAVIALLWGGLARYMQDNGYDYLIGCASVSMADGGHTAASLYNRLQDSHLSPPEYRVFPRCPLPLERLRGDLPAEAPPLIKGYLRAGAWICGEPAWDPDFNTADLPILMPMNKVDGKYARHFMGRKD; from the coding sequence ATGCTGCAGAAAACCCCGCAACTCGCCCGGAAGGCCGGCCGCAACCTGCACGTCGGACTGGCCAACTGCGACACCGAGATCCTCGAAGCGCAGAAACTGCGCTACCGCGTGTTCGCCGAGGAGATGGGCGCCCGCCTGTCCTCACGCACACCGGGCGTCGATCGCGACATCTACGACCCGTTCTGCGAACACCTGATCGTGCGCGACGAGGACGCCGGGCGCATCGTCGGCACCTACCGCATCCTGTCACCGTCGGCCGCTCGGCGGGTGGGCGGCTATTACTCCGAGAACGAATTCGACCTCACCCGCCTGCAGCACCTGCGCAGCCGCATCGTCGAAATCGGGCGCTCGTGCATCGACGCCGACTACCGCAGCGGCGCGGTCATCGCCCTGCTGTGGGGTGGCCTGGCGCGCTACATGCAGGACAACGGCTACGACTACCTGATCGGCTGCGCCTCGGTGAGCATGGCCGACGGCGGCCACACCGCGGCAAGCCTGTACAATCGCCTGCAGGACTCCCATCTCTCGCCGCCGGAGTACCGCGTCTTCCCGCGCTGCCCGCTGCCGCTGGAGCGTCTGCGCGGCGACCTGCCGGCCGAGGCGCCACCGCTGATCAAGGGTTATCTGCGCGCCGGCGCGTGGATCTGCGGCGAGCCGGCATGGGACCCCGACTTCAACACCGCCGACCTGCCGATCCTGATGCCGATGAACAAGGTGGACGGCAAGTACGCCCGGCACTTCATGGGACGCAAGGACTGA
- a CDS encoding DUF3426 domain-containing protein produces the protein MMFARCPACQTVFRVRPEQLSARHGEVRCGHCFNPFNALDHLLTEADAQQASRATGSQPDTAQSDASTSSPAHDTAEATVVQQTASNEFHDPALDFEIPEVWRSPRAQLQAEADSPPPDEQAQGSEPPPRLADTPAVIDSAQPAPPDDFHTADFSLSFASSLAEAGAGRTEPGSARAEEEPAAIAEPSLAPADSLPAADTPTADDRAEASELPPAWQVSADADTTEEHFDARYGPKPGTAPGRRWLWSLGVGVMLGALAVQSAYVFRLEITRSMPVLRPVYLAACAQFGCSLPLPRDAEQISIATSDLQSDPRSPGSYVLDATVRNRAGYPQEWPHLELTLTDAQDRPLVRRVLDPGEWAHAETAKLRAGFPAGREQVVELRFDAHGLQAVGYRLYIFYP, from the coding sequence ATGATGTTCGCCCGCTGCCCGGCCTGCCAGACGGTGTTCCGGGTCCGGCCGGAGCAGCTCAGCGCACGCCACGGCGAAGTCCGCTGCGGCCACTGCTTCAACCCCTTCAACGCGCTGGACCACCTGCTGACCGAGGCCGATGCCCAACAGGCATCCCGCGCCACCGGCTCGCAGCCTGACACGGCGCAGTCCGACGCAAGCACCTCGTCCCCGGCGCACGACACAGCGGAAGCTACGGTCGTACAACAGACCGCAAGCAACGAGTTCCACGACCCGGCGCTGGATTTCGAGATCCCGGAAGTCTGGCGCTCGCCACGCGCCCAGCTGCAAGCCGAGGCCGACAGCCCTCCGCCGGACGAACAGGCCCAAGGTAGTGAACCACCCCCTCGCCTTGCGGACACGCCGGCGGTAATCGACAGCGCTCAGCCCGCGCCGCCAGACGACTTTCACACGGCGGATTTCTCGCTCTCCTTCGCCTCCTCGCTGGCAGAAGCCGGCGCAGGACGCACCGAGCCCGGCAGTGCGAGGGCGGAAGAAGAGCCGGCCGCCATCGCGGAACCCTCGCTTGCGCCGGCGGACAGCTTGCCCGCCGCCGATACCCCCACCGCCGACGACCGCGCAGAGGCAAGCGAGCTACCGCCCGCCTGGCAGGTTTCGGCCGATGCAGACACCACCGAGGAACACTTCGATGCCCGCTACGGCCCCAAGCCCGGCACCGCGCCCGGTCGTCGCTGGCTGTGGAGCCTGGGCGTGGGGGTGATGCTGGGCGCGCTGGCGGTGCAGTCCGCCTATGTCTTCCGCCTGGAGATCACCCGCAGCATGCCGGTGCTGCGCCCGGTCTATCTGGCGGCCTGCGCACAGTTCGGCTGCTCCCTGCCGCTACCGCGCGACGCCGAGCAGATCAGCATCGCCACCTCCGACCTGCAGTCCGATCCACGCTCGCCGGGAAGCTACGTGCTTGACGCCACGGTGCGCAACCGGGCCGGCTACCCGCAGGAATGGCCCCATCTCGAGCTGACCCTGACCGATGCCCAGGACCGCCCGCTGGTACGCCGGGTGCTCGACCCCGGAGAGTGGGCACACGCGGAAACCGCCAAACTGCGGGCCGGGTTCCCGGCCGGACGAGAACAGGTCGTGGAGCTGCGCTTCGATGCCCACGGCCTCCAGGCGGTGGGTTACCGGCTGTACATCTTCTATCCGTAA
- a CDS encoding lysophospholipid acyltransferase family protein yields MHLVQGVLTIALVFPFCRKDTQLTLRQRWSQRLLGILGIRLQVEGPPVAPGCLLVANHISWVDIFVINALAPSAFVSKAEVRDWPVAGWLAARSDTVFLRRGSRGHAKIVNAEIAALLDAGRNVAVFPEGTTTDGSHVLHFHAALLQPAIAAGHAVQPLALSYHLFDGTPTSAPAYVGDISLGACFSATIGERTIIARVQAAAAIDTTVMTDRRTVARETHDHIARAIRSEKLRPHSGEFSLASTLADEETTQACKPSPP; encoded by the coding sequence CTGCATCTGGTGCAGGGCGTGCTGACCATTGCCCTCGTCTTCCCGTTCTGCCGCAAGGACACGCAGCTCACGCTGCGCCAACGCTGGTCGCAGCGCCTGCTCGGCATCCTCGGCATCCGCCTGCAGGTCGAGGGCCCGCCGGTGGCGCCCGGCTGCCTGCTGGTGGCCAACCACATCTCCTGGGTGGACATCTTCGTGATCAACGCACTGGCGCCCTCGGCCTTTGTCTCCAAGGCCGAAGTGCGCGACTGGCCGGTCGCCGGCTGGCTGGCCGCGCGCAGCGACACCGTGTTCCTGCGCCGCGGCAGCCGCGGCCACGCCAAGATCGTCAATGCGGAAATCGCCGCCCTGCTAGACGCCGGGCGCAATGTCGCGGTCTTCCCGGAAGGCACGACCACCGACGGCAGCCACGTGCTGCACTTCCACGCCGCGCTGCTGCAGCCGGCGATCGCGGCGGGACATGCGGTACAGCCGCTGGCGCTGTCGTATCACTTGTTCGACGGCACGCCCACATCCGCACCCGCCTATGTCGGGGATATTTCTTTAGGGGCATGCTTCTCGGCCACCATCGGCGAACGTACCATCATCGCCAGAGTGCAGGCTGCCGCCGCAATCGACACCACGGTGATGACAGATCGCCGCACAGTGGCCAGGGAAACACACGACCACATCGCGCGCGCCATCCGTTCGGAGAAATTACGTCCTCACTCGGGCGAATTTTCTCTCGCGTCCACTCTAGCGGACGAAGAAACCACGCAAGCGTGCAAGCCAAGCCCGCCCTGA
- a CDS encoding class I SAM-dependent methyltransferase, with protein sequence MPDIAPELLEQARKMCADPYMRDLVAQHAGLNGRAREALDCSIHPEDQMLLHSLRHHQDANAAFSQYFNVGLQQYRAFRQVWTLLGMDQRSEAAVLDFACGYGRLLRFLAPTLADGTIWASEIQPEALAFVKERFRVEAVPSAYQPEAFRPARRFDLIWVASLFSHLPDRLFHAWLARLKDVVAEGGAICFSAHDACLLPAGEEMPVEGISFRPFSENADLDGSSYGTTYVTEDYVRNAVRVACGDGFSYHRIPRGLAHEQDLHVIARHGELDLTVLGAFRYGPWGWVDERRFGPGGELFLRGWAASLDDGPVQEIDIRVDGVLHGCATGLPREDVQRAFDDPRLAGSGWVFSLPLDPQAESVLVEVTARDARGEAALLYAGIVRAALRAPGTEPGQPDAATSGRAWLARLRGFFVR encoded by the coding sequence ATGCCTGACATTGCACCGGAGTTGCTTGAACAGGCGCGCAAGATGTGCGCGGACCCCTATATGCGCGACCTTGTGGCGCAACATGCCGGCTTGAACGGAAGGGCGCGGGAAGCGCTTGACTGCAGCATTCACCCAGAGGACCAGATGCTGCTGCATTCATTGCGACATCACCAGGATGCGAATGCGGCTTTCAGCCAGTACTTCAACGTGGGGTTGCAGCAGTATCGCGCTTTCAGGCAGGTGTGGACTCTCCTCGGGATGGATCAGCGTTCCGAAGCGGCAGTGCTGGATTTCGCCTGTGGTTACGGCCGCCTGCTGCGTTTCTTGGCCCCCACTCTGGCCGACGGAACGATCTGGGCGTCCGAGATTCAACCGGAGGCACTTGCTTTCGTAAAGGAGCGCTTTCGGGTGGAGGCCGTGCCGTCGGCCTATCAGCCAGAGGCCTTTCGGCCCGCACGCCGTTTCGATTTGATATGGGTTGCCTCGTTGTTCTCCCATTTGCCGGATCGCCTGTTTCACGCTTGGTTGGCGAGACTCAAGGATGTCGTGGCCGAGGGCGGGGCGATCTGCTTCAGTGCGCATGACGCCTGTCTCTTGCCGGCTGGCGAGGAGATGCCTGTCGAGGGCATCAGCTTCCGTCCGTTCAGCGAAAACGCAGATCTGGATGGGAGTTCGTATGGCACGACCTATGTTACCGAAGACTACGTGCGTAATGCGGTACGGGTCGCGTGCGGTGATGGTTTCTCTTACCACCGCATTCCGCGCGGGCTTGCCCATGAGCAGGATCTGCATGTGATCGCCCGCCATGGCGAGCTGGACCTCACCGTATTGGGTGCTTTCCGCTACGGACCGTGGGGTTGGGTGGACGAACGCCGTTTCGGGCCGGGTGGAGAGTTGTTCCTACGTGGCTGGGCCGCTTCGCTCGATGATGGGCCGGTGCAGGAGATCGACATCAGGGTGGATGGCGTTCTGCACGGTTGTGCCACCGGACTGCCGCGTGAGGATGTCCAGCGGGCGTTTGATGATCCTCGCCTTGCTGGCTCCGGCTGGGTGTTCTCGCTGCCGCTGGACCCACAGGCCGAGTCCGTGTTAGTGGAAGTCACGGCCCGTGATGCGCGAGGCGAAGCGGCCCTACTGTATGCCGGGATCGTGCGCGCTGCGCTGAGGGCGCCAGGCACCGAGCCCGGCCAGCCGGACGCTGCGACATCAGGGCGGGCTTGGCTTGCACGCTTGCGTGGTTTCTTCGTCCGCTAG
- a CDS encoding carbohydrate kinase family protein, with translation MSILVCGSIAYDTIMVFHDRFKNHILPEQIHILNVAFLVPDMRREFGGCAGNIAYNLKLLGDDPLIMATVGDDADPYRYRLERLGLRQDHVRRVPDTFTAQAFITTDLDDNQITAFHPGAMNHSHLNKVGDAAGVRLGIVAPDGRDGMLGHAAQFAEAGIPFIFDPGQGLPMFSGEELLHCLQLASYCSVNDYEARLLREKTGLALEELATRVEALIVTLGAEGSQIYTGGRRIDIPCVKPDEVVDPTGCGDAYRAGLLYGIANGYDWQRCGRLASLMGSIKIAHRGGQNHAPSRDEIAARYRAAFGEEAWQQADA, from the coding sequence ATGTCCATTCTCGTCTGCGGCTCCATCGCCTACGACACGATCATGGTCTTCCATGATCGTTTCAAGAACCACATCCTCCCCGAGCAGATCCACATCCTCAACGTCGCCTTCCTGGTGCCCGACATGCGGCGCGAGTTCGGCGGCTGCGCGGGCAACATCGCCTACAACCTGAAGCTGCTCGGCGACGATCCGCTGATCATGGCCACGGTGGGCGACGACGCCGACCCCTACCGCTACCGCCTGGAGCGCCTGGGCTTGCGCCAGGACCATGTGCGGCGCGTGCCGGACACCTTCACCGCTCAGGCTTTCATCACCACCGACCTGGACGACAACCAGATCACCGCCTTCCACCCGGGTGCGATGAACCACTCGCATCTCAACAAGGTGGGCGACGCCGCCGGGGTGCGCCTGGGGATCGTCGCCCCGGACGGGCGCGACGGCATGCTGGGCCACGCGGCGCAGTTCGCCGAGGCGGGCATCCCCTTCATCTTCGATCCGGGCCAGGGTCTGCCGATGTTCTCCGGCGAAGAACTGCTGCACTGCCTGCAACTGGCCAGCTACTGTTCGGTCAACGACTACGAGGCTCGCCTGCTGCGCGAGAAGACCGGGCTGGCGCTCGAGGAACTGGCCACCCGGGTGGAGGCGCTGATCGTCACCTTGGGTGCGGAAGGCTCGCAGATCTACACCGGCGGCCGGCGCATCGACATCCCGTGCGTGAAGCCGGACGAGGTGGTCGACCCCACCGGCTGCGGCGATGCCTACCGTGCGGGCCTGCTCTACGGCATTGCAAACGGTTACGACTGGCAGCGTTGTGGCCGGCTAGCCTCGCTGATGGGCTCGATCAAGATCGCGCACCGCGGTGGGCAGAACCACGCGCCGTCGCGCGACGAAATCGCCGCCCGTTACCGGGCGGCCTTCGGAGAGGAAGCATGGCAGCAAGCAGACGCCTGA